In Marivirga salinae, a single window of DNA contains:
- a CDS encoding DUF1624 domain-containing protein, producing MKVTKTLVPTNIGFTKPVETVMEIKTDRIESIDILRGVVMVIMALDHVRDYFYFGSFFNDPTNLETTTSVLFFTRFITNYCAPVFVFLAGTSAFLYGAKKSKSELFKFLFSRGLWLIFLEIVVNNFLWTFDFTYSFKIFQVIWAIGFSMLCLSFLIFLPKKAIFAVGVLLIAGHNLLDGIVMEGQSFQSIIWYLLHQENFLTLGSDHLVVMKYPLIPWIGLIALGYLFGTFYQKNYDPKLRRKWLLRLGLGALTFFFIFRGFNIYGDLVPWTLQNTDTNTILAFFKVTKYPPSLLFLCITMGPAMLFLVTFENSKNKLSNFFLVFGRVPLFYYFLHILMIHVLAIIGLLIFGGNWQDMILTGESFMAGKLATYGYSLLTVYLVWIGIVLLLYPLCKLYMQYKANNKEKWWLSYL from the coding sequence ATGAAGGTAACAAAGACCCTCGTACCCACTAATATTGGCTTTACAAAGCCAGTGGAAACTGTTATGGAAATCAAAACAGATCGAATAGAATCCATTGACATCTTGAGAGGTGTAGTTATGGTTATTATGGCTTTAGACCATGTGCGAGATTATTTCTATTTCGGCTCATTTTTTAATGATCCAACTAATTTAGAAACTACTACTTCAGTGCTATTTTTCACGCGATTCATCACTAACTATTGTGCGCCTGTATTTGTGTTTTTAGCAGGCACTTCCGCCTTTTTATACGGAGCTAAAAAATCAAAGTCGGAACTCTTCAAATTTCTATTCTCAAGAGGCCTATGGCTGATTTTTCTAGAAATAGTAGTCAATAATTTCCTTTGGACCTTCGACTTCACGTACAGCTTTAAAATCTTTCAGGTGATCTGGGCAATTGGATTTAGCATGCTCTGCCTATCATTTTTAATTTTTTTACCTAAAAAAGCAATTTTTGCGGTAGGTGTTCTCCTTATTGCTGGACATAATCTATTGGATGGAATCGTGATGGAAGGTCAAAGTTTTCAATCTATTATTTGGTACTTACTACATCAGGAAAACTTTCTAACCCTTGGCTCGGATCATTTGGTAGTTATGAAATATCCACTTATTCCATGGATTGGTTTAATAGCTTTGGGGTATTTATTTGGTACATTTTATCAGAAAAATTATGATCCCAAGCTTAGGAGAAAATGGCTCTTGCGTTTAGGTTTAGGTGCTCTAACTTTCTTTTTCATCTTTAGAGGATTCAATATCTATGGCGACCTCGTACCATGGACTTTACAAAATACCGACACTAACACGATCTTAGCGTTTTTTAAAGTAACAAAATATCCGCCATCACTATTATTTCTTTGCATTACAATGGGCCCTGCCATGCTGTTTTTAGTAACATTTGAAAACAGTAAAAATAAGCTAAGTAATTTCTTTTTGGTATTTGGAAGGGTGCCACTATTCTACTACTTTCTACATATTTTAATGATTCACGTTTTGGCTATAATTGGCCTTTTAATATTTGGTGGCAACTGGCAGGACATGATTCTAACTGGAGAAAGCTTTATGGCAGGAAAGCTGGCAACCTATGGTTACTCGCTATTGACAGTCTATTTAGTGTGGATAGGAATCGTGCTATTACTCTATCCCTTGTGCAAACTATACATGCAGTATAAAGCGAATAACAAAGAAAAATGGTGGCTTAGCTATTTGTAA
- a CDS encoding oxidoreductase, whose translation MNEIDNLPAQDGRLFIVTGANTGLGYENSLTLAKKGAKVIMACRSLKKANAAKDSIKEEVPKADVEVMEIDLSSLDSVRNFAKAYQSKYDRLDVLINNAGVMMPPYTKTEDGLELQFEANFLGHFLLTGLLLDVLLKTPDSRVVSLSSIAHKNGKINFDDLQSEKKYSASEAYGQSKLACLMFAYELQRRLEKAGHKQTISTAAHPGIATTELARHMPKLVYSILKYTVAPFLTHAPKEGAKPTLLAAIGDAEGGDYFGPTGFNQFKGKPGKVSSNALSKDEDIAKRLWEKSEELVGLNYL comes from the coding sequence ATGAACGAGATTGATAATTTACCAGCACAAGATGGACGCCTCTTTATAGTAACAGGAGCCAATACAGGCTTGGGCTATGAAAACAGCTTAACATTAGCAAAAAAAGGAGCGAAAGTAATTATGGCTTGCCGGAGCTTAAAAAAAGCCAATGCCGCTAAAGACTCCATTAAAGAAGAAGTACCCAAGGCTGATGTAGAAGTAATGGAAATAGACCTAAGCAGCTTAGACTCTGTGCGAAATTTTGCGAAGGCCTATCAGTCAAAATACGACCGATTAGATGTTCTGATTAATAATGCCGGTGTCATGATGCCTCCATATACAAAAACTGAAGATGGTTTGGAGTTACAATTCGAAGCAAATTTCCTTGGACATTTTCTTTTAACTGGCTTATTACTGGACGTGCTCTTAAAAACGCCAGATTCCAGGGTGGTCAGCTTGAGCTCAATTGCGCATAAAAATGGCAAGATCAATTTCGATGATTTGCAAAGTGAGAAAAAATATTCCGCCTCAGAGGCTTATGGACAGTCGAAGCTAGCTTGTTTGATGTTCGCTTATGAATTGCAAAGAAGATTGGAGAAAGCAGGTCATAAGCAAACGATATCAACTGCAGCACATCCCGGCATTGCCACTACCGAATTAGCCAGACATATGCCTAAATTAGTATATAGTATTTTAAAATATACAGTTGCACCATTCTTAACACATGCTCCAAAAGAAGGTGCTAAACCGACTCTTTTAGCCGCAATTGGTGATGCAGAGGGTGGAGACTATTTCGGACCAACCGGTTTCAATCAGTTCAAGGGAAAGCCGGGTAAGGTGTCATCTAATGCTTTGTCAAAAGATGAAGATATTGCAAAACGTCTTTGGGAAAAGTCAGAGGAATTAGTGGGCTTGAACTATTTATAA
- a CDS encoding choice-of-anchor D domain-containing protein, whose amino-acid sequence MKEQLKKKLYYIAFSLLLMGLAIGQVQATDFYVKTGVTSGAGTSFASAFGTFQEALDVATVGDKIYIAAGTYKPSVGVDLDATGTIEAREVTFQIPDGVEVYGGFEGTETGAISQAILDARDFTTHTSILSGDIGAPSDNTDNAYHVVYTRNVTVTTVVDGFTIMAGNANGTSNGGFLNSNGAGWLNQGDGFGNSSTPTLRNIVFFQNTADFGGGMYNYGFLGTSSPILTNCTFSQNTAIRSGAGIYNYGYRGTSSPILTNCNFSQNNAIRYGGGMYNYGGGSGGDSSPVLTNCTFSQNTADFNGGGMFNNGTDGANGNSTPQIVNSIFWGNKTNGNSTSWINDVATPTVSYSLIEEATLPTGTTDGGNNVFNQDPLFVDAANEDLKLQDCSPAINTGNNADIPTGITTDLAGKARTLDVTVDMGAYENPQSEINLQSNNTSIVSGDTSPSNTDGTDFGGIPYGDKTVTYTIQNTGSLALSINGIISNNAKFVVSSVPSTVPASGTATFDITYKSTTAVTDVATITVTNSDCDEGVYTFAVQGSGVQNALNFDGTDDYVNIPYNASLDITGALTLEAWVKTNNTADFNNILIKGNYGYGFTIDNNAQLGYWSSNTNYFDNCPKFGSIPSGTWTHVAVVVVENTSTTFYINGVEVGQAISAGETTINSGGTDPLVIGRQGSLSTNYFGGSMDEVRIWNTARTCSEIKANMNNELTGEESGLVAYYNFNKGTAGGDNTGLITLNDGVSSNNGTLNSFALSGTASNWVVGSTAVTSDTPSLTSEINIQSNSLDILSGDTSPSNTDGTDFGATLTNKVVTYTIENTGSADLIVSSIGISGTHPADFAVGGITFPATIAPAASTTFTLTFTPGDLGLRTSTVTVNNSDCDEGAYTFNVQAVAATAQAYVRTAANGGSDSNTGADFSNAFATLQQALGVSAAGTKIYVAAGTYIPTQQYDFSTGATISGIPRAVSFKIPDGVEVYGGFAGTETGTIDQAVLDARDFTTNTTILSGDLNGDDNVTGTFPSFMYGNYAENAYHVVYTKNVSAATIIDGVTITAGNANGGSQNIYAGGWYNDGSGTGNSSNPTLRNIIFSRNTSSFFGGGMYNSGVAGESSPTLTNCSFSQNTSLFGGGLLNNGDDGISSPTITNCIFSQNTALSKGGGIYLIGDNLGNGFGSSAARIINSVFEKNTSHIGYNDGIVNKEPHFINCTFTEATIAAVSIFDWNSGQTPIKFKNCIFWNNTAMKEGAGGTATLAVTNSIIEDVTYAGTGTINQDPLFVDAANGDLTLQDCSPAINAGKNADIPAGITTDLAGNARTLDVMVDMGAYENPQSEINLQGNNTSIVSGDTSPSTADDTAIGNVAVGDSKVITYTIENTGSKALAVSEINITGTQSSEFVVGGITLPLSIAANSSASFTLTFTAAASGVRSALVTVVSDDCDEASYTFEVQAYPIPSIAMNATDVICIGDGTATANAGSGTYDFLWSNSFAETDVTSSTATNLGPGEYSVTVTDALGFSVQATVLVENGPTVPVVDVDQLSNVTCPGASDGSIIVSAGGGGTAPYTYTWSDIGSSGATNSPVTRNNLSTGSYSVTITDALGCQSVKEFTIATVPAEINLLGNSTSIVSGASSPSTADDTDFGNVELAATKDVTYTIENTGSKALEVASITITGTHASQFVAAGITLPLSIAANSSATFTLSFTAGNLGASSALVTLASDDCDEASYTFAVQGTGLDTTLPTAICQAVTVQLDVDGNTSITAEQIDDGSTDNGGIATLALDQTTFTAADLGEQTVTLTVTDASGNEATCTAVVTVEDIIAPTAICQAITVQLDADGNATITAEQINNGSTDNLGIPTLALDQTTFTAADLGEQTVTLTVTDASGNQATCTAVVTVEDIIAPTTICQAITVQLDADGNATITAEQINNGSTDNVGIATLALDQTTFTAADLGEQTVTLTVTDASGNEATCTAVVTVEDIIAPTAICQAITVQLDADGNASITAEQINNGSTDNGGIATLALDQTTFTAADLGEQTVTLTVTDASGNEATCTAVVTVEGSEDTVNPIAVCQPITIQLDNAGNVSITAEQIDNGSTDNVAIASLSIDITSFDCSQVGENNVTLTVTDTNGNTASCVAVVTVEDALAPTVITQDISVALDENGQANITAADIDNGSTDNCGIATRSLDITTFDNPTTESSTVTLTVVDLNGNSASATAVVSFQKLPQQIIFEALADKKVGDEPVVLIATGGDSGLPVTFSLATQPATGVATLVNNEVVLEGPGLVTITASQAGNTIFEAAAVVSQSFTIAGGALFLPELFSPNNDGINDHFILRGGEGIESLVFQIFDKEGNLVFETNSITDLSQNGWDGTSSGKALSLGVYLWVLKGSLKSGGPLLINGKNTGIVMLVR is encoded by the coding sequence ATGAAAGAACAATTAAAGAAGAAATTATACTATATAGCTTTTAGCCTATTGTTGATGGGCTTGGCTATAGGGCAGGTACAGGCAACAGACTTTTATGTGAAGACAGGGGTAACAAGTGGTGCAGGCACAAGTTTCGCAAGTGCCTTTGGTACTTTTCAAGAGGCCTTAGATGTTGCTACTGTCGGAGACAAAATATACATCGCAGCAGGCACATACAAGCCTAGTGTGGGAGTTGATCTTGATGCAACTGGCACTATCGAAGCGCGTGAGGTTACCTTCCAAATCCCCGATGGAGTAGAAGTCTATGGTGGATTTGAAGGAACAGAAACAGGAGCAATAAGCCAAGCTATTTTAGATGCCCGAGATTTTACTACTCATACTTCTATTTTGAGTGGAGATATAGGTGCACCTTCTGATAATACAGACAATGCCTATCATGTAGTTTATACAAGAAATGTTACTGTTACTACAGTCGTAGATGGCTTTACCATTATGGCAGGAAATGCTAATGGAACAAGTAATGGAGGTTTTCTAAATAGTAATGGAGCAGGATGGTTAAATCAAGGTGATGGTTTTGGTAATAGTTCTACTCCTACCTTGCGAAATATTGTTTTCTTTCAAAATACCGCTGATTTTGGAGGTGGAATGTATAATTATGGCTTTCTCGGAACAAGCAGTCCTATACTAACCAATTGTACTTTCTCTCAAAATACCGCTATAAGAAGTGGTGCTGGAATATATAATTATGGATACCGTGGAACAAGCAGTCCTATTCTTACCAATTGTAACTTCTCTCAAAACAATGCTATTCGGTATGGTGGTGGAATGTATAATTATGGAGGTGGATCTGGAGGAGACAGTAGTCCTGTATTAACCAATTGTACTTTCTCTCAAAATACTGCTGATTTTAATGGAGGTGGCATGTTTAATAATGGAACAGATGGAGCAAATGGAAATAGTACTCCTCAAATCGTAAACAGTATCTTTTGGGGAAATAAAACAAATGGAAATTCAACCTCTTGGATTAATGATGTAGCTACCCCTACCGTATCTTATTCCCTAATAGAAGAAGCTACACTGCCTACTGGAACAACAGATGGAGGAAATAATGTATTCAATCAAGACCCGCTATTTGTAGATGCAGCCAATGAAGATTTGAAGTTGCAAGACTGCTCACCAGCCATAAATACGGGCAACAATGCTGACATCCCCACAGGAATTACTACTGACCTGGCTGGGAAGGCGAGAACGCTAGATGTCACGGTTGATATGGGGGCGTATGAAAATCCACAATCGGAGATTAACCTACAAAGCAATAACACCAGCATCGTTTCAGGAGATACCAGTCCAAGCAATACAGACGGTACTGACTTTGGTGGAATTCCATATGGAGATAAGACAGTTACGTATACCATACAAAATACAGGTAGCTTAGCGCTTTCAATAAATGGCATTATATCAAACAATGCAAAATTTGTGGTGAGCAGTGTACCTAGCACTGTGCCTGCAAGCGGGACTGCAACCTTCGATATAACCTATAAATCCACTACGGCAGTAACGGATGTTGCCACCATCACCGTTACCAATTCAGACTGTGACGAAGGCGTGTACACTTTTGCTGTACAAGGATCAGGTGTGCAAAACGCATTAAATTTTGACGGTACGGATGACTATGTGAACATCCCTTACAATGCGAGTTTAGATATCACTGGAGCACTTACACTTGAAGCTTGGGTGAAAACAAATAATACTGCTGATTTCAATAACATTTTAATAAAAGGGAATTATGGCTATGGATTTACGATAGATAATAATGCTCAATTAGGTTACTGGAGTAGCAATACGAATTATTTTGATAATTGTCCTAAGTTTGGTTCCATACCCTCAGGTACCTGGACGCATGTGGCAGTGGTTGTAGTAGAAAATACCTCTACTACTTTTTATATAAATGGTGTTGAAGTAGGGCAAGCTATCAGCGCAGGAGAAACCACTATTAATTCAGGTGGGACAGACCCGCTAGTTATCGGTAGGCAAGGCAGTCTTTCAACGAATTACTTTGGCGGATCGATGGACGAAGTACGCATCTGGAATACAGCACGTACGTGTTCAGAGATTAAAGCAAACATGAACAATGAGCTAACAGGGGAAGAATCAGGTTTGGTAGCCTATTATAATTTCAACAAAGGTACAGCAGGAGGTGATAATACTGGACTTATCACCTTAAACGATGGGGTCAGCTCAAACAATGGAACACTGAACAGCTTTGCATTAAGTGGTACTGCATCCAACTGGGTGGTTGGCTCAACAGCCGTTACAAGTGATACACCTAGCCTAACTTCTGAAATCAACATACAAAGTAATAGTTTAGACATACTATCAGGAGATACCAGCCCCAGCAATACAGACGGTACTGACTTTGGTGCAACACTTACCAATAAGGTAGTTACCTACACTATTGAAAATACAGGAAGTGCCGATTTAATTGTCTCCTCCATCGGTATTTCGGGTACCCATCCAGCTGACTTTGCAGTGGGTGGTATTACATTTCCAGCTACGATTGCACCCGCAGCCTCTACCACCTTTACCCTTACGTTTACCCCGGGAGATCTAGGATTGCGTACTTCTACCGTGACAGTGAATAATTCTGACTGTGATGAAGGAGCGTATACGTTTAATGTGCAAGCAGTTGCAGCTACAGCTCAAGCATATGTTCGCACTGCTGCCAATGGCGGAAGTGATTCTAACACGGGAGCAGATTTTTCCAATGCGTTTGCCACCCTACAGCAAGCCTTAGGTGTCTCCGCAGCAGGAACTAAAATCTATGTAGCAGCTGGTACCTACATACCTACTCAACAATATGATTTCAGTACGGGAGCTACAATTAGTGGAATTCCAAGAGCAGTAAGTTTCAAAATTCCAGACGGTGTAGAAGTCTATGGTGGCTTTGCAGGAACAGAAACAGGAACAATAGACCAGGCCGTGCTCGATGCGCGAGACTTTACTACCAATACTACTATTTTGAGTGGAGATTTGAATGGAGATGATAATGTGACGGGTACTTTTCCATCATTTATGTATGGCAATTATGCAGAGAATGCCTACCACGTAGTTTATACAAAAAATGTTTCTGCTGCCACGATCATCGATGGAGTTACCATCACAGCAGGAAATGCTAATGGAGGTAGTCAAAATATTTATGCAGGAGGCTGGTATAATGATGGAAGTGGCACAGGAAATAGTTCTAACCCTACCTTGAGAAATATTATTTTCTCTCGAAATACTAGTTCTTTTTTTGGTGGTGGAATGTATAATAGCGGGGTTGCCGGAGAAAGCAGTCCTACCCTAACCAATTGTTCTTTCTCTCAAAATACTTCTTTATTTGGAGGGGGATTGTTAAATAATGGCGATGATGGAATTAGCAGCCCTACAATCACAAACTGCATTTTCTCTCAAAATACTGCTCTTTCAAAAGGAGGTGGTATTTATTTAATTGGAGATAACTTAGGAAACGGGTTTGGCTCTTCTGCTGCACGTATTATTAATTCAGTTTTTGAAAAAAATACTTCACATATAGGATATAATGATGGGATTGTTAATAAAGAACCTCATTTTATCAACTGTACTTTTACTGAAGCAACAATTGCTGCAGTTTCAATATTTGACTGGAATTCTGGACAGACACCTATCAAATTTAAGAATTGTATCTTTTGGAATAATACAGCCATGAAAGAAGGTGCTGGGGGTACAGCTACATTAGCAGTAACCAACAGTATTATAGAAGATGTTACGTACGCAGGAACAGGTACTATAAACCAAGACCCACTCTTTGTAGACGCTGCAAATGGAGATTTAACGTTGCAAGACTGCTCACCAGCCATAAATGCGGGCAAAAATGCTGACATCCCCGCAGGGATTACCACTGACTTGGCTGGGAACGCGAGAACTCTAGATGTCATGGTTGATATGGGGGCGTATGAAAATCCACAATCGGAGATTAACCTACAAGGCAATAACACCAGCATCGTTTCAGGAGATACCAGCCCAAGCACAGCTGATGATACAGCTATTGGAAATGTGGCAGTGGGCGATTCCAAAGTAATTACTTACACCATAGAAAACACAGGAAGTAAAGCTTTAGCAGTTTCTGAAATAAATATTACCGGCACCCAATCGAGTGAATTTGTGGTGGGGGGAATCACTTTGCCCCTTAGTATTGCAGCAAATTCATCTGCTAGCTTTACTTTGACTTTCACCGCAGCAGCTTCAGGCGTGCGTAGCGCTCTAGTAACTGTTGTTAGCGATGATTGCGATGAAGCAAGCTATACTTTTGAAGTACAGGCATACCCCATACCAAGTATAGCTATGAATGCTACCGATGTCATTTGTATTGGCGATGGTACCGCAACGGCCAATGCTGGTTCAGGCACCTATGATTTCCTATGGAGTAATAGTTTTGCAGAAACTGATGTAACCAGCTCAACTGCCACTAACTTAGGTCCCGGAGAATATTCCGTTACCGTAACTGATGCTTTAGGTTTTTCGGTTCAAGCTACCGTCTTAGTCGAAAATGGTCCTACTGTCCCAGTAGTGGATGTGGATCAGTTAAGTAATGTGACATGCCCTGGGGCAAGTGATGGATCCATTATAGTATCTGCAGGTGGAGGTGGAACTGCGCCATACACCTATACATGGAGTGACATTGGTAGTTCTGGTGCTACTAATAGTCCCGTTACTAGAAATAACCTATCCACAGGCTCTTACTCAGTAACTATTACTGATGCTTTAGGATGTCAATCAGTCAAAGAATTCACCATAGCTACCGTACCAGCAGAAATAAACTTACTAGGCAATAGCACCAGCATCGTTTCAGGAGCTAGCAGTCCAAGCACAGCTGATGATACCGACTTTGGAAATGTAGAATTGGCCGCTACTAAGGACGTTACCTATACAATAGAAAATACGGGGAGCAAAGCTTTAGAAGTTGCTAGCATAACCATTACAGGTACTCATGCTAGTCAATTTGTAGCAGCAGGAATCACTTTACCCCTTAGCATTGCAGCCAATTCGTCTGCTACCTTTACGCTTTCTTTTACCGCAGGCAATTTGGGCGCTAGTAGCGCATTAGTTACCCTTGCTAGCGATGATTGCGATGAAGCAAGCTATACTTTTGCAGTGCAAGGAACTGGACTAGATACTACGCTACCAACGGCTATTTGTCAAGCTGTAACCGTGCAATTAGATGTTGATGGAAATACCAGCATCACCGCTGAGCAAATTGATGATGGTTCTACCGATAATGGAGGCATCGCTACTTTAGCACTCGATCAAACTACTTTCACCGCAGCTGATTTGGGCGAGCAAACGGTGACTTTAACGGTTACCGATGCCAGTGGCAATGAAGCGACTTGTACGGCTGTAGTGACAGTGGAAGATATTATTGCACCAACGGCCATTTGTCAAGCCATCACTGTTCAATTAGATGCGGATGGAAATGCAACCATCACAGCCGAGCAGATTAATAATGGCTCTACTGATAATTTAGGCATCCCTACCCTAGCACTCGATCAAACTACTTTCACCGCAGCTGATTTGGGCGAGCAAACGGTGACTTTAACGGTTACCGATGCCAGTGGCAATCAAGCGACTTGTACGGCTGTAGTGACAGTGGAAGATATTATTGCACCAACGACCATTTGTCAAGCCATCACTGTTCAATTAGATGCGGATGGAAATGCAACCATCACAGCCGAGCAGATTAATAATGGCTCTACTGATAATGTAGGCATCGCTACCCTAGCACTCGATCAAACTACTTTCACCGCAGCTGATTTGGGTGAGCAAACGGTGACTTTAACGGTTACCGATGCCAGTGGCAATGAAGCGACTTGTACGGCTGTAGTGACAGTGGAAGATATTATTGCACCAACGGCCATTTGTCAAGCCATCACTGTTCAATTAGATGCGGATGGAAATGCAAGCATCACAGCCGAGCAGATTAATAATGGCTCTACTGATAATGGAGGCATCGCTACCCTAGCACTCGATCAAACTACTTTCACCGCAGCTGATTTGGGTGAGCAAACGGTGACTTTAACCGTAACTGATGCCAGTGGTAATGAAGCGACTTGTACCGCTGTAGTCACTGTAGAGGGAAGCGAAGATACGGTTAATCCAATTGCTGTCTGTCAACCCATTACCATCCAATTAGACAATGCAGGAAATGTCAGCATTACTGCCGAGCAAATTGATAATGGCTCTACCGATAATGTGGCCATAGCTTCACTTAGCATTGACATCACTAGCTTTGATTGCAGTCAAGTGGGAGAAAATAATGTGACCTTAACAGTTACCGATACCAATGGAAATACAGCCAGCTGTGTAGCTGTAGTGACGGTAGAGGATGCGCTTGCACCGACAGTTATAACACAGGATATTAGTGTGGCCTTAGATGAAAACGGACAGGCTAACATCACGGCTGCGGACATAGATAATGGCAGTACCGACAATTGCGGTATAGCTACACGCAGCCTAGACATCACCACTTTCGATAATCCGACAACGGAAAGCAGTACCGTTACGCTTACTGTAGTGGATTTAAATGGAAACAGCGCATCGGCCACAGCCGTAGTGAGCTTCCAGAAACTACCACAACAGATAATCTTTGAGGCACTAGCTGATAAAAAAGTAGGCGATGAGCCTGTGGTGCTAATCGCTACCGGCGGAGACTCTGGTTTACCAGTGACCTTCTCTTTAGCAACCCAACCTGCAACAGGAGTGGCTACTTTGGTGAATAATGAGGTGGTATTGGAAGGCCCTGGTTTAGTAACCATCACAGCAAGCCAGGCAGGCAATACAATCTTCGAAGCTGCGGCAGTTGTCAGTCAATCTTTTACAATTGCAGGGGGCGCACTTTTCTTACCCGAGCTTTTTAGTCCTAATAATGACGGCATCAACGACCACTTTATTTTACGCGGTGGCGAAGGCATAGAAAGTCTAGTCTTCCAAATATTCGATAAGGAAGGAAACTTGGTTTTTGAGACCAATAGCATTACAGATTTGTCTCAGAATGGATGGGACGGCACAAGTAGTGGTAAGGCCTTGTCGCTGGGTGTTTACCTCTGGGTACTAAAAGGAAGCCTAAAAAGTGGGGGTCCTTTATTGATTAATGGTAAAAATACAGGCATTGTGATGCTTGTTAGATAA
- a CDS encoding PorP/SprF family type IX secretion system membrane protein, giving the protein MLYSRKSYFYTLLVVIISAFKLHAQEPNFSMYRYTPFFTNPGSLGVEQDPGIMLNYRNQSLALGQRFQTSAVSGYYPFYIGNHHLVVSANVLNEQLASFIKMNGGMLGLAYSVAVTSNSELSFGFQGGYFQKRIGSDFSTDDQYVNGGYDPNAVSGDEVMYQAMGYATMSTGFYYLIKDVDGSDKAFIGGSLFNLNSPNVSFFETGEDKMPLSLKATIGYKVFQSNKIAVTPTMRWINWQGNNMMNIGSQFGYDLSNKRESSKRIELGLWYNTNNLGVFSLAYEQENLTVALSYDLALSSTLSSTQNGIFELAIGMNIERSSANNSGRNNYARKNKRRQKSYKKLNLFQKNSKKKTHKQDDNTIAQEEIDQPAVPGKKIVSEIVYFAKDSIGLSVEARNILDGVVATMKADKSLRIKLVGYADNGALATLDTSLPVLRAEQVRAYLVSRGVEAKSVRVERVVQNQLLDDSETAQDSEGNSRVEIKTVEK; this is encoded by the coding sequence ATGCTGTATTCAAGGAAATCCTATTTCTACACACTGCTGGTAGTCATTATTTCTGCTTTCAAGCTACACGCACAGGAGCCTAACTTTTCCATGTATCGCTATACACCCTTCTTTACCAATCCGGGAAGCTTAGGTGTGGAGCAAGATCCAGGAATAATGTTGAACTATAGAAATCAAAGCCTTGCATTGGGCCAGCGTTTTCAGACCTCAGCAGTATCAGGCTATTATCCATTTTATATAGGCAATCACCATTTGGTAGTCTCAGCCAATGTGCTCAATGAGCAATTAGCAAGTTTTATTAAAATGAATGGTGGGATGTTGGGGCTTGCCTACAGTGTGGCAGTAACAAGTAATTCTGAGTTAAGCTTTGGCTTTCAAGGCGGTTACTTCCAAAAAAGAATTGGTTCAGACTTTAGTACCGATGATCAGTATGTAAATGGTGGCTATGATCCGAATGCAGTGAGTGGGGATGAGGTGATGTATCAGGCCATGGGCTACGCGACCATGAGTACAGGTTTTTATTACCTGATAAAAGATGTAGATGGTAGCGATAAAGCTTTTATAGGAGGGTCACTTTTTAACCTAAATAGCCCTAATGTATCCTTTTTTGAAACAGGAGAAGATAAAATGCCACTGAGTTTAAAGGCAACGATAGGGTATAAGGTGTTCCAGAGCAATAAAATAGCAGTTACTCCTACTATGCGCTGGATAAACTGGCAAGGAAATAACATGATGAACATCGGGTCTCAATTTGGATATGATTTATCCAATAAACGGGAAAGCTCCAAAAGAATAGAATTGGGTTTGTGGTATAATACTAATAATTTAGGGGTATTTTCACTTGCCTATGAGCAAGAAAACCTAACAGTAGCGCTCAGCTATGACCTAGCTTTGAGCAGCACCTTGAGCAGCACCCAAAATGGCATTTTTGAACTGGCAATTGGTATGAACATAGAGCGGAGTAGCGCCAATAATTCAGGGAGAAACAATTATGCAAGAAAAAATAAGAGACGGCAGAAGAGTTACAAGAAGCTTAACCTCTTCCAAAAAAATAGTAAGAAGAAAACCCATAAACAGGATGACAATACTATAGCTCAGGAAGAAATAGACCAGCCCGCAGTGCCAGGAAAGAAAATAGTGTCAGAAATAGTTTACTTTGCCAAAGACTCTATTGGGCTCAGTGTGGAAGCAAGGAATATTTTAGATGGCGTAGTAGCTACCATGAAAGCTGATAAAAGCCTCAGAATAAAGTTGGTAGGCTATGCCGATAACGGAGCGCTTGCTACTTTGGATACTAGCTTGCCTGTACTAAGGGCTGAGCAAGTGCGTGCCTACCTTGTAAGTAGAGGTGTGGAAGCGAAAAGCGTTAGGGTGGAAAGAGTAGTGCAAAACCAACTATTGGATGATTCGGAAACAGCGCAGGACAGCGAAGGAAACAGTAGGGTGGAGATCAAGACAGTAGAAAAGTAG